Proteins found in one Quercus robur chromosome 2, dhQueRobu3.1, whole genome shotgun sequence genomic segment:
- the LOC126714071 gene encoding F-box protein At3g56470-like isoform X3, which translates to MDRAMMVRRPKHLGGFEGNRKEFRPWSDLPVDVLNIIAERLDFIEQLYFRLVCKNWRQSQVVPLYKNLPWLMEHSWTYDDKNVNSVCRFHLPTDNRSHDTCNKLRREELNDLHGAVICASRFGWLLLQKSTLSFFYNPYCKSIIKLPDLDIGFNRSTFSSVPTSPDCVCFAIQSSKNSSKMLLSTCQPGDRKWSSTVKFVGPKKAVEDVVYSNGTFYCVFSEGALGAFCVADSDWSLLTDVDLIPGEMFSSRAHMVESNGQLWLVCPSGSKCFKVFKFDWLEKTWDRTHALGCQALFLGCTSFSVSAEGETSGFAERIYYHRDTYSSYYSLETKQSYKCTFYPRVNKHGPERIWIQPPKI; encoded by the coding sequence ATGGATAGGGCAATGATGGTGAGGAGACCAAAGCACCTAGGTGGTTTTGAGGGAAACAGAAAAGAATTTAGACCGTGGTCTGATCTTCCAGTTGATGTTTTGAATATAATTGCTGAACGACTTGATTTTATTGAACAATTATACTTTCGTCTCGTTTGTAAGAATTGGCGACAATCTCAGGTTGTTCCACTTTATAAGAATCTTCCATGGCTTATGGAACACAGTTGGACTTATGATGACAAAAATGTCAACAGTGTATGTAGGTTTCACCTTCCAACTGACAACCGAAGTCATGACACTTGCAACAAACTTCGGAGAGAAGAGTTGAATGATTTACATGGTGCAGTCATATGTGCTTCAAGATTTGGTTGGTTGCTTTTACAGAAATCTACGTTGTCATTCTTCTACAATCCTTATTGCAAGAGTATAATCAAACTACCTGATCTTGATATTGGCTTCAATCGAAGTACGTTTTCCTCAGTTCCAACTTCTCCTGATTGTGTTTGCTTTGCAATACAAAGTTCCAAAAACAGTAGCAAAATGTTGCTAAGCACATGTCAACCGGGTGATCGCAAATGGAGCAGCACAGTCAAATTTGTTGGTCCTAAAAAGGCAGTTGAGGATGTGGTTTACAGTAATGGAACTTTTTACTGTGTTTTTAGTGAAGGAGCTTTGGGGGCCTTTTGTGTTGCAGACAGTGACTGGAGCTTGCTCACAGATGTGGATTTGATTCCTGGGGAAATGTTTTCATCAAGGGCTCATATGGTAGAGTCTAATGGTCAGCTCTGGTTAGTGTGTCCTTCTGGTTCTAAGTGCTTTaaagttttcaaatttgattggttagaaAAGACTTGGGATAGGACGCATGCATTGGGATGTCAAGCATTATTTCTCGGCTGTACCTCATTCTCAGTTTCAGCAGAAGGAGAAACTTCGGGTTTTGCAGAGAGGATTTATTATCACCGTGATACTTACAGTTCCTATTACTCATTGGAGACTAAGCAAAGTTATAAATGTACGTTTTATCCA